In Streptomyces sp. NBC_00704, a genomic segment contains:
- a CDS encoding ATP-binding protein — translation MKTAFVGKGGSGKTTLSSLFIRHLAACGAPVIAVDADINQHLGPALGLDEAQAAGLPAMGDRLPLIKDYLRGSNPRVTSAETMIKTTPPGEGSRLLRVCEDNPVYDACARPVELDGNAVRLMVTGPFTDADLGVSCYHSKTGAVELCLNHLVDGRDEYVVVDMTAGSDSFASGMFTRFDVTFLVAEPTRKGVSVYRQYKEYARDFGVELKVVGNKVQGPDDLDFLRSEVGDDLLVTVGHSDWVRAMEKGRPPRFELLENANREALSLMRTTVDSAYDGRDWERYTRQMVHFHLKNAESWGNERTGADLAAQVDPGFILGEGVTASV, via the coding sequence ATGAAAACTGCTTTCGTCGGGAAGGGCGGCAGTGGCAAGACCACCCTGTCCTCCCTGTTCATCCGCCACCTCGCGGCCTGCGGCGCGCCCGTGATCGCTGTCGACGCGGACATCAACCAGCACCTGGGCCCCGCGCTCGGCCTCGACGAGGCGCAGGCCGCAGGACTGCCCGCGATGGGCGACCGGCTGCCGCTGATCAAGGACTATCTGCGCGGCTCGAACCCGCGTGTCACGTCCGCCGAGACGATGATCAAGACCACCCCGCCCGGGGAGGGCTCCCGGCTGCTGCGGGTGTGCGAGGACAACCCGGTGTACGACGCGTGCGCCCGGCCGGTGGAACTCGACGGGAACGCCGTCCGTTTGATGGTCACGGGCCCCTTCACGGACGCCGACCTGGGGGTCTCCTGCTACCACTCCAAGACGGGAGCGGTGGAGCTGTGCCTGAACCACCTGGTGGACGGGCGCGACGAGTACGTCGTGGTCGACATGACCGCCGGCTCGGACTCCTTCGCCTCCGGCATGTTCACCCGCTTCGACGTGACGTTCCTCGTCGCCGAGCCGACCCGGAAGGGGGTCTCCGTCTATCGCCAGTACAAGGAGTACGCCCGTGACTTCGGCGTCGAGCTGAAGGTCGTCGGCAACAAGGTGCAGGGTCCGGACGACCTGGACTTCCTGCGGTCCGAGGTCGGCGACGACCTGCTCGTGACCGTCGGGCACTCGGACTGGGTGCGCGCCATGGAGAAGGGCCGGCCGCCCCGGTTCGAACTCCTGGAGAACGCGAACCGGGAGGCCCTGAGCCTGATGCGGACGACCGTCGACTCGGCCTACGACGGGCGCGACTGGGAGCGGTACACGCGGCAGATGGTGCACTTCCACCTGAAGAACGCCGAGTCGTGGGGCAACGAACGCACCGGGGCCGATCTGGCGGCGCAGGTCGACCCCGGCTTCATCCTGGGGGAGGGCGTCACGGCCTCCGTGTGA
- a CDS encoding oxidoreductase, with the protein MSTTGASADPLAALGSLPGVPESVESVRKAVDRVYGHRVMRRRSTAVTSEAALRGARGSAALSGADWALEEVRRRSDFGVDGEARVMGAALRLTAEAGQLLSIWRQSPLRVLARLHLIAAASDADDVGRPRQAGEAVDEPMVELPLPTADEVAGRLEGLSELIIAGGSAPALVTAAVVHGELLALRPFTSYNGLVARAAERIVLIGSGLDPKSVCPAEVGHAELGRAAYRAALDGYASGTPDGMAAWIAHCGRAVELGARESTAVCEALQRGAA; encoded by the coding sequence ATGAGTACGACAGGCGCGTCCGCCGATCCGCTCGCGGCCCTGGGCTCGTTGCCCGGTGTGCCGGAGTCCGTGGAGTCCGTGCGCAAGGCCGTGGACCGGGTCTACGGGCACCGGGTCATGCGTCGCCGCAGCACCGCGGTCACCTCCGAGGCGGCCCTGCGCGGTGCGCGCGGCTCGGCCGCGCTGTCCGGGGCCGACTGGGCGCTGGAGGAGGTGCGTCGGCGCAGCGATTTCGGCGTCGACGGTGAGGCGCGGGTCATGGGGGCCGCCCTGCGGCTGACGGCCGAGGCGGGCCAGTTGCTGTCCATCTGGCGGCAGTCGCCGCTGCGGGTGCTGGCGCGGCTGCACCTGATCGCCGCGGCGAGCGACGCGGACGACGTCGGACGTCCGCGGCAGGCCGGTGAGGCCGTCGACGAGCCCATGGTCGAGTTGCCCTTGCCCACCGCCGACGAGGTCGCCGGCCGGCTGGAGGGGCTGTCCGAGCTGATCATCGCGGGCGGATCCGCGCCCGCCCTGGTGACGGCCGCCGTCGTCCACGGAGAGCTCCTGGCACTACGGCCCTTCACCTCGTACAACGGCCTGGTCGCGAGGGCCGCCGAACGCATCGTCCTGATCGGCAGCGGCCTCGATCCCAAGTCGGTGTGCCCGGCGGAGGTGGGTCACGCCGAGCTGGGGCGGGCCGCCTATCGTGCGGCTCTCGACGGCTATGCGTCGGGTACCCCCGACGGGATGGCGGCGTGGATCGCCCACTGTGGCAGAGCTGTCGAACTGGGCGCCCGGGAGTCGACGGCGGTGTGCGAGGCGCTGCAGCGCGGCGCGGCGTAG
- a CDS encoding bifunctional SulP family inorganic anion transporter/carbonic anhydrase — protein sequence MSACVPTRTVRPTPTESVHQSHSPPPPPRRRFRVESADVSASIAVFLIALPLSLGIALATGAPLQAGLVAAAVGGIIAGRVGGSPLQVSGPAAGLTVVTADLIHRYGWRTTCAITVLAGLTQLGLGCLRVARTALAVSPAVVHGMLAGIGITIAVAQLHIVLGGTPQSSVLDNLRALPAQLAGLQPAALAVSMLTLALLLFWPRIPGRVGRLLRKVPAALVAVTGATAIATLTGLTLPRVDLPSWSSHALAGLPDGPALGLAAAVLTTTLVCSVQSLLGAVAVDKLIAGRPVPPGSRSPRVGRSDLDRELLGQGAANIVSGALGGLPVAGVAVRSSANVRAGAVSRNSTMLHGVLVVVAALLMVPILDLIPLASLAALVMAVGIQMVSLHHIRTVTRHREVLVYAVTTLGVVCLGVLEGVLIGVAVAVAVALHRLTRTRITHHEKEGVHHVHVRGQLTFLAVPRLSRTLHLVPHHTHAVVELDGSFMDHAAYEALQDWQKAHTAQGGTAELTGRRPRTGLDPTTDTDPGADDGAETEGHARPGAFGPAPAGSEPARAGDVPIADCRCRPWTPWRNHQCEVPPTTTTTTTTTTTTTRTLRDGNPANGVNPTGAIGMASTTGATDASPRSGTSRTSGGSPSTRPAPTARTAASAHAADPVNPAEPANPTGPVVARTTDVRAAAPPGAAATEPARRKENRATAAATPPAQIAQTAKPTGATQAMQAATHAAEFSQATAASQAARTTPPMWSAEPNERAESAAASHPAMEAARATQPAPMAQTAPAPAPHASRTTRTARVLEPSGQQLVRGISTFQRNTAPLVRGELARLAREGQRPTQLFLTCADSRLVTSMITSSGPGDLFVVRNVGNLVPLPGEESGDDSVAAAIEYAVEILEVRSITVCGHSGCGAMQALLNAEPGEAGTPLRRWLRHGLPSLERSTDSDRPPARLAGRAPADAVEQLCLTNVVQQLEHLRAHESVARALRSGALELHGLYFHVAEAQTYLLTEPSWNGGSGGSGGEDEDGGVFDHVGTVDVSA from the coding sequence ATGTCCGCCTGCGTCCCCACCCGCACCGTCCGCCCGACGCCCACCGAGAGCGTCCACCAGTCCCACAGTCCCCCACCGCCCCCGCGCCGCCGCTTCCGCGTCGAGAGCGCCGACGTATCCGCCTCCATCGCCGTCTTCCTGATCGCGCTGCCCCTGTCCCTCGGCATCGCCCTCGCCACCGGCGCCCCCCTCCAGGCCGGCCTCGTCGCTGCGGCCGTGGGCGGGATCATCGCCGGCCGGGTCGGCGGCTCGCCCCTCCAGGTCAGCGGCCCCGCGGCGGGTCTGACCGTCGTCACGGCCGACCTCATCCACCGCTACGGCTGGCGGACGACGTGCGCCATCACCGTCCTCGCCGGACTGACGCAACTGGGTCTCGGCTGTCTGCGTGTGGCACGCACCGCGCTCGCCGTCAGCCCCGCCGTCGTGCACGGCATGCTCGCCGGCATCGGCATCACCATCGCCGTGGCCCAACTGCACATCGTCCTCGGCGGCACACCCCAGAGCTCGGTCCTCGACAACCTCCGGGCCCTGCCCGCCCAGTTGGCCGGTCTGCAGCCTGCGGCCCTCGCCGTGAGCATGCTGACCCTGGCCCTGCTGCTGTTCTGGCCGCGCATCCCCGGCCGGGTCGGCCGCCTGCTGCGGAAGGTGCCCGCCGCACTCGTGGCCGTCACCGGCGCCACCGCGATCGCCACCCTCACCGGCCTCACCCTGCCCCGGGTCGACCTGCCGTCCTGGAGCAGTCACGCCCTGGCCGGGCTGCCCGACGGACCGGCGCTCGGGCTCGCCGCGGCCGTCCTCACCACGACGCTGGTGTGCAGCGTGCAGTCACTGCTCGGCGCGGTGGCCGTGGACAAACTGATCGCCGGCCGCCCCGTCCCGCCGGGCTCCCGTTCCCCCCGGGTCGGCCGCTCCGACCTGGACCGCGAGCTGCTCGGGCAGGGCGCGGCCAACATCGTCTCCGGCGCGCTCGGCGGGCTGCCCGTGGCGGGCGTGGCCGTGCGCAGTTCAGCGAATGTCCGAGCCGGCGCCGTGAGCCGGAACTCCACGATGCTGCACGGCGTTCTCGTAGTAGTCGCCGCGCTGCTGATGGTCCCGATCCTGGATCTCATCCCGCTCGCCTCACTCGCCGCCCTGGTGATGGCCGTCGGCATCCAGATGGTGTCCCTGCACCACATTCGCACGGTGACGCGCCACCGAGAGGTGCTGGTGTACGCCGTCACCACCCTCGGCGTGGTGTGCCTCGGCGTCCTGGAAGGCGTGCTGATCGGCGTCGCCGTCGCCGTGGCCGTCGCCCTCCACCGCCTCACCCGCACGCGCATCACCCACCACGAGAAGGAAGGAGTCCATCACGTACACGTGAGAGGTCAGCTGACGTTCCTCGCCGTGCCACGGCTCAGCCGCACCCTGCACCTCGTGCCTCACCACACGCACGCCGTGGTCGAGTTGGACGGCTCCTTCATGGATCACGCCGCCTACGAGGCCCTGCAGGACTGGCAGAAGGCCCACACCGCGCAGGGCGGCACGGCCGAGCTGACCGGCCGCCGCCCCCGCACAGGACTCGACCCGACAACCGACACGGACCCTGGAGCGGACGACGGCGCGGAGACCGAAGGGCACGCCCGGCCCGGCGCCTTCGGCCCCGCTCCCGCGGGCTCCGAGCCGGCCCGAGCCGGAGACGTCCCGATCGCCGACTGCCGCTGCCGTCCCTGGACGCCGTGGCGCAACCACCAGTGCGAGGTGCCCCCGACAACGACCACGACAACCACAACAACGACCACGACCACCCGAACACTGAGGGACGGCAACCCTGCGAACGGAGTGAACCCGACCGGCGCGATCGGCATGGCAAGCACGACAGGCGCGACGGATGCGTCACCCAGGTCAGGTACGTCACGCACATCCGGTGGATCGCCCTCGACGCGGCCGGCGCCGACAGCAAGAACGGCAGCCTCGGCACACGCGGCGGACCCGGTGAACCCGGCGGAACCGGCGAACCCCACAGGTCCGGTTGTCGCACGCACGACGGACGTTCGGGCTGCGGCGCCACCCGGTGCCGCAGCGACGGAACCCGCACGGAGGAAGGAGAACAGGGCGACGGCAGCGGCCACACCGCCCGCCCAGATCGCACAGACCGCCAAGCCCACAGGCGCCACGCAGGCCATGCAAGCCGCCACGCATGCGGCAGAGTTCTCGCAGGCGACAGCGGCCTCGCAGGCCGCCCGGACCACACCGCCCATGTGGTCGGCCGAGCCGAACGAGCGCGCCGAATCGGCGGCCGCGTCTCACCCGGCCATGGAGGCTGCACGGGCGACACAGCCGGCTCCGATGGCTCAGACGGCACCGGCACCCGCGCCACACGCTTCACGCACGACACGGACGGCACGGGTGCTCGAACCGAGCGGGCAGCAACTGGTGCGCGGCATCAGCACGTTCCAGCGGAACACGGCCCCACTGGTACGGGGCGAGCTGGCCCGGCTGGCGCGGGAGGGGCAACGGCCCACTCAGCTCTTCCTCACCTGCGCCGACTCGCGACTGGTCACCTCGATGATCACCTCCAGTGGTCCCGGCGACCTGTTCGTGGTGCGCAATGTGGGCAACCTGGTGCCGTTGCCCGGCGAGGAGAGCGGGGACGACTCGGTGGCGGCCGCGATCGAGTACGCCGTGGAGATCCTGGAGGTGCGGTCCATCACGGTCTGCGGACACTCAGGGTGCGGGGCCATGCAGGCGCTGCTCAACGCCGAGCCCGGCGAGGCGGGAACCCCGCTGAGACGGTGGCTGCGGCACGGGCTGCCGAGCCTGGAGCGGTCGACCGACAGTGACCGCCCACCGGCCCGGCTGGCCGGACGCGCCCCCGCGGACGCGGTCGAGCAACTCTGTCTCACCAACGTGGTCCAGCAGTTGGAGCATCTGCGGGCCCACGAATCGGTGGCCCGGGCGCTGCGCAGCGGCGCGCTGGAGCTGCACGGCCTGTACTTCCACGTGGCCGAGGCGCAGACGTACCTGCTCACCGAGCCCTCGTGGAACGGCGGGAGCGGTGGGAGCGGCGGGGAGGACGAAGACGGCGGGGTGTTCGACCACGTGGGAACGGTGGACGTGTCTGCCTGA